In Kordiimonas sp. SCSIO 12610, the following are encoded in one genomic region:
- a CDS encoding MATE family efflux transporter, protein MADSRQKTVHSRFTSGSIFNHIVVMSVTGGIGLLALFFVDLADMYFLSLLGETELAAAIGYAGTILFFTASISIGLSIATGVVTAKAVGEGKDRRTRQVVMTALFFSAIIAIATSIVIFPLTPMILEMLGAAGRTHSLAMDYLQILLPTLGFLGLGMSTGGVLRAVGDAKGAMMVTLIGSAVNLVLDPIFIFGLDLHIQGAALASVSARITLAGVGLYLIFRKHDLGIRINFRIFKRNLSPMLKVAMPAIFTNIATPIGNAYVITEISMFGDAAIAGNTIVARITPVAFALFFSLSGSIGPIIGQNLGAKEYDRVKESIYASLKFIIGYTVILWPIFYLSQDMIIALFGASEDAGAMIRVFCNWVVPLTMFLGILFLSNAAFNNLGHPLRATFFNVGKATIGTIPFAYYGSKLYGAEGVLIGQAIGAAIFGFVGVIFCLYTIDKVVAARRNNDQRKAQMETADNDQPQLMPYSSARTFNYSSKDIIEQSE, encoded by the coding sequence TTGGCTGACAGCAGACAAAAAACAGTCCATTCAAGATTTACTTCGGGGTCTATCTTTAACCATATTGTGGTCATGAGTGTGACCGGCGGTATCGGCTTGCTGGCGCTATTTTTTGTCGATTTGGCTGATATGTATTTCCTGAGTTTGTTGGGTGAAACAGAGCTGGCTGCGGCAATCGGGTACGCGGGAACTATTCTATTCTTTACAGCGTCTATTTCTATCGGACTTTCGATTGCAACGGGTGTTGTAACAGCAAAAGCTGTGGGCGAAGGCAAAGATCGTAGAACAAGGCAAGTCGTTATGACAGCCCTGTTTTTTAGCGCGATTATTGCGATCGCAACATCGATTGTTATCTTTCCGCTCACTCCGATGATCCTTGAAATGCTCGGTGCAGCCGGGCGCACACATTCGCTTGCTATGGATTATCTACAAATCCTGTTGCCGACACTTGGCTTTCTTGGCCTTGGCATGAGTACAGGAGGGGTCTTGCGCGCCGTCGGTGACGCAAAGGGCGCTATGATGGTAACCTTGATTGGTAGCGCAGTTAACTTGGTGCTTGATCCTATTTTTATTTTCGGTCTCGATCTGCATATTCAGGGCGCGGCACTAGCCTCTGTTTCTGCACGCATTACGCTTGCAGGCGTTGGGCTATATCTGATTTTTAGGAAACATGATCTCGGTATTCGGATCAATTTCAGGATTTTTAAACGGAACCTGTCTCCGATGCTTAAGGTTGCGATGCCTGCCATATTCACGAATATCGCTACGCCGATTGGGAACGCTTATGTAATTACTGAAATTTCAATGTTCGGCGATGCCGCAATCGCGGGTAATACCATTGTCGCCAGAATAACCCCTGTGGCATTTGCTTTGTTCTTCTCGCTCTCAGGTTCAATTGGTCCCATCATTGGTCAGAATTTAGGCGCAAAAGAGTATGATCGGGTAAAAGAGAGTATCTACGCTTCATTAAAGTTTATTATCGGCTATACCGTCATTCTATGGCCGATTTTTTATCTCAGTCAGGATATGATTATTGCTCTGTTCGGTGCGAGTGAAGACGCTGGCGCGATGATAAGAGTATTTTGTAATTGGGTTGTGCCGTTGACCATGTTTCTTGGTATCCTGTTCCTCTCGAATGCTGCGTTTAACAACCTTGGTCACCCCCTTAGAGCAACCTTCTTTAATGTGGGGAAAGCAACGATCGGAACCATTCCCTTTGCATACTATGGGTCAAAATTGTACGGGGCAGAAGGTGTGTTGATCGGACAAGCCATTGGGGCAGCAATCTTTGGATTTGTCGGCGTTATTTTTTGCCTATATACGATCGACAAGGTGGTTGCAGCAAGGCGCAACAATGATCAGCGCAAAGCACAAATGGAAACGGCTGATAACGACCAGCCGCAGTTGATGCCATATTCCTCAGCACGTACATTCAATTATTCGTCGAAAGACATTATTGAACAGTCCGAATAA
- a CDS encoding DUF1826 domain-containing protein, translating to MILETSAVASDHASVFGDIQSANCNLCIWQRPPPVTASNLLDMEPKSFRLLVGPNTIESRLRLAILQAGYSLSKPTSDLIDDILQLYDLFRPHTDTPEMQLRLEIIDDDACRKFHSDFVKVRLITTYIGPGTQWLDISAKSQPGEIEPEMINEMSAGDVGILKGRQSTDNPAIHRSPPISGTGKKRLVLVLNPADEDWWS from the coding sequence ATGATTTTAGAGACAAGCGCAGTAGCGTCGGATCACGCGAGCGTCTTTGGCGATATCCAAAGCGCGAACTGCAATTTGTGTATTTGGCAAAGGCCACCGCCGGTAACAGCATCGAACCTCCTCGATATGGAACCAAAAAGCTTTCGATTACTTGTGGGCCCAAACACGATCGAGTCCAGGCTACGCTTGGCTATACTGCAAGCAGGTTATAGTTTATCTAAGCCGACATCGGACCTTATCGATGATATCCTTCAACTTTATGATTTATTTCGACCACATACCGATACGCCTGAGATGCAGTTGCGTCTAGAAATCATCGACGATGATGCATGCAGGAAATTTCACAGCGATTTTGTCAAAGTTCGATTGATCACTACCTATATCGGCCCCGGCACTCAATGGTTGGATATAAGTGCAAAAAGCCAACCAGGTGAAATCGAACCAGAAATGATCAATGAAATGAGCGCTGGTGACGTTGGAATTCTAAAAGGACGTCAATCCACCGACAACCCTGCCATTCACAGATCACCACCGATTAGTGGTACTGGCAAAAAACGACTAGTTCTTGTTCTAAATCCTGCGGATGAGGACTGGTGGTCATGA
- a CDS encoding alkaline phosphatase PhoX, which yields MDINRRHFTLLAAAFAFSGLAKCTNAREQNMSQIVKGYGDLIPDPDGLLDLPKGFSYEIISAFGETMDDGLKVPDAADGMGCIPLSDTSVALIRNHELRVNKYEEGPQTETVSKITKAFDFIEDDDLALPGGTSTLIYDLEQNKVTRQFLSLSGTIRNCAGGVTPWGSWLTCEEDVTKAGDGVTKDHGWVFEVPASSETLIDPVPLKDLGRFNHEATAVDPETGIVYMTEDRDDSLFYRFIPDTYGKLNEGGRLQALGFKDTSIPSDSRNSDTLVWKTGDWQDAIWIDLEDTHSPEDDLRNRGHAKGAVIFARGEGIHWGDDELYFCCTSGGEAGLGQIMRYKPSRDQGLENKGASTGKIQLFLESTDPTHFNFGDNLTIASNGHLFVCEDQYSFLPENHIRGVTNSGAIYDFARIRVDTEPAGACFSPDGSILFVNLYSPAKTLAIKGPWASVSEQA from the coding sequence ATGGATATAAATCGACGTCATTTCACCCTTCTTGCAGCTGCTTTTGCCTTTAGTGGATTAGCGAAATGCACCAATGCCCGTGAACAGAACATGTCACAAATAGTTAAGGGCTACGGCGACCTAATCCCTGATCCTGACGGGCTGCTCGATCTACCAAAAGGGTTTTCTTATGAAATCATTTCCGCTTTCGGCGAAACCATGGATGACGGGCTAAAAGTACCAGACGCAGCCGACGGTATGGGCTGTATACCATTATCGGATACTTCTGTAGCCCTGATCAGGAACCACGAACTTAGAGTCAATAAATATGAAGAAGGCCCACAAACCGAAACAGTGAGCAAAATTACGAAAGCATTTGATTTCATTGAAGATGATGACCTGGCTTTACCTGGTGGCACCAGTACACTCATTTATGACCTCGAACAAAATAAAGTAACACGGCAGTTCCTAAGCCTTTCGGGCACAATTCGTAACTGTGCTGGCGGCGTTACTCCTTGGGGTAGCTGGCTAACCTGCGAGGAAGATGTTACAAAAGCGGGCGACGGTGTCACCAAAGACCACGGCTGGGTGTTTGAAGTTCCAGCCAGTTCAGAAACACTGATAGACCCGGTCCCCTTGAAGGACTTGGGGCGTTTCAACCATGAAGCCACCGCAGTAGACCCCGAAACCGGTATCGTTTACATGACGGAAGACCGGGATGACAGCCTGTTTTATCGTTTCATACCTGATACTTACGGCAAGTTGAACGAAGGTGGACGTTTGCAGGCGCTTGGGTTCAAAGACACTTCAATACCCTCTGATAGCCGTAACAGTGATACGCTTGTCTGGAAAACTGGTGATTGGCAGGATGCGATTTGGATCGACCTAGAGGATACCCACAGTCCTGAGGACGACCTTCGTAATAGAGGTCATGCCAAAGGTGCCGTTATCTTTGCTCGCGGCGAAGGTATTCACTGGGGTGATGATGAACTCTATTTTTGCTGTACTTCCGGCGGTGAAGCGGGCCTGGGACAGATCATGCGCTACAAACCTTCACGAGATCAAGGGCTTGAGAATAAAGGCGCGAGCACAGGAAAAATTCAACTGTTTCTGGAATCAACTGACCCAACACACTTTAACTTCGGTGATAATTTAACGATCGCAAGCAATGGACATCTATTTGTGTGCGAGGACCAATATAGTTTCCTACCTGAAAATCATATTCGCGGTGTAACCAACAGCGGCGCGATCTATGACTTTGCCCGTATCCGCGTCGATACGGAACCCGCGGGGGCATGTTTTTCACCGGATGGTTCGATATTATTTGTTAACCTCTACAGTCCTGCAAAAACACTTGCAATCAAAGGCCCTTGGGCATCCGTATCAGAACAAGCTTAA
- a CDS encoding ATP-binding cassette domain-containing protein, with the protein MTTKTPLIDIVSLRHAFGQKEVLSIDQWSMIKGQNQLLLGPSGSGKTTFLSIITGLLKPTSGDVFIHAEGNDHKLPHEQIEKHIATLFGIVFQDHHLISSLNLEDNLRLAQQLSQKGIDNEWSMHLLEKLGLYSRRKDKPVAFSRGEIQRAAIARAAATRPAILIADEPTSALDDRNSEQVMDILTDLSSHAGSTLLVATHDKRIMPYFSEHLKLKHHADGGQ; encoded by the coding sequence ATGACCACCAAAACACCCTTGATTGATATCGTCAGCCTTCGCCATGCATTCGGGCAGAAGGAAGTCCTGTCAATCGATCAATGGTCAATGATTAAAGGTCAAAACCAATTGCTGCTTGGTCCTTCAGGAAGCGGCAAAACCACTTTCCTTTCGATCATTACGGGCCTTTTAAAGCCGACAAGTGGCGATGTTTTCATTCATGCTGAAGGCAATGACCACAAGCTACCTCATGAACAAATTGAAAAACATATAGCAACGTTATTCGGGATTGTGTTTCAGGACCATCATTTAATATCAAGTTTGAACCTGGAAGATAATCTAAGACTAGCGCAGCAACTGTCGCAGAAAGGCATCGACAATGAGTGGTCAATGCACCTGCTCGAAAAATTGGGCCTATATTCAAGGCGCAAGGACAAGCCTGTTGCCTTCAGCCGGGGCGAAATACAGCGTGCTGCAATTGCCCGCGCTGCGGCAACAAGGCCTGCTATTTTAATTGCTGACGAACCGACCTCCGCGCTTGATGACCGCAATAGCGAACAGGTTATGGATATCCTAACGGATTTATCATCACATGCTGGATCAACATTATTGGTTGCAACACACGATAAGCGAATAATGCCTTATTTTTCAGAACATTTGAAACTCAAGCACCATGCCGATGGGGGCCAATAA
- a CDS encoding ABC transporter permease, whose amino-acid sequence MWIAFKLTWANLISRPLSSLLTIITLSVAVALISLLLQFSAIVEERLEKDTAGIDLIVGSKGSPLQLILSALFHVDVPTGNIPLADAQPIMKHPMIKSATPLALGDSFRGFRVVGTTPDFITLYGAKLTDGRVWESAQEVIIGSRLQKELGLGIGQQFVTAHGLNISDGDINQHAHAPFEVVGILEQTNSVIDRLIVTSVDSVWRAHGTLPDHEHHDDNEGHHEADDIHEDQDAHDEHQDEHEEHDTHQNRDGELTNLRTIDPDDLEITALLIQYRTPIAAVRLPPTINSLKGIQAAVPAIEITRLFRLSDGLVNSTQILGFLLVLIGGLGIFVTMSNTAAQKAYDIALLRSMGARPIIIMLQQIIEGSIIAALSGITGVAFAHSLLFFASQISAPLQTIGIDGGLFSSSEYYLFWATLLIGIIASAWPAIKNYRLDPIILLQRGR is encoded by the coding sequence ATGTGGATTGCATTTAAGCTTACCTGGGCAAATCTGATCAGCCGACCATTATCAAGCTTGCTCACCATCATAACGCTTTCTGTTGCAGTCGCATTGATATCGCTTTTATTGCAGTTTTCAGCCATCGTTGAAGAACGACTGGAGAAAGACACTGCAGGCATTGACTTAATCGTAGGGTCCAAGGGTAGCCCACTTCAGCTTATTTTATCTGCGCTGTTTCATGTTGATGTTCCCACAGGCAATATTCCCCTTGCTGATGCACAGCCGATCATGAAACACCCAATGATCAAAAGCGCTACACCGCTCGCCCTCGGTGATAGTTTTCGTGGCTTTAGGGTTGTCGGCACTACACCAGACTTCATTACCCTGTATGGCGCTAAACTGACTGACGGACGCGTTTGGGAAAGTGCACAGGAGGTGATCATTGGATCCCGCCTTCAAAAAGAATTGGGTTTGGGTATAGGGCAGCAGTTTGTGACTGCCCACGGCCTCAACATATCTGACGGTGACATAAATCAGCACGCGCATGCCCCCTTTGAGGTTGTTGGAATTTTGGAGCAAACCAATAGTGTCATTGATCGCCTAATCGTCACCTCCGTAGACAGTGTATGGCGCGCACATGGCACCCTGCCGGATCACGAGCATCATGATGATAATGAAGGGCACCACGAAGCTGACGATATTCACGAAGATCAAGATGCACACGATGAACACCAAGATGAACACGAAGAGCATGACACACATCAAAACCGTGATGGAGAGCTAACAAATCTCAGAACTATCGACCCGGATGATTTGGAAATCACAGCCCTTTTAATTCAATATAGAACCCCTATCGCGGCCGTAAGGCTTCCCCCAACCATCAACAGCCTCAAAGGCATACAAGCCGCAGTTCCCGCTATCGAAATTACCAGACTGTTTCGTCTTTCAGATGGCCTCGTGAACAGTACACAAATTCTAGGTTTCTTATTGGTCTTGATCGGCGGACTTGGTATTTTCGTTACCATGAGCAACACTGCAGCCCAGAAGGCGTATGATATTGCGTTACTACGGTCGATGGGCGCCCGGCCAATTATAATCATGCTTCAACAGATAATCGAAGGCAGTATAATCGCCGCTTTAAGCGGTATTACAGGAGTAGCATTTGCCCATAGCCTGCTATTTTTCGCATCACAAATTTCTGCCCCCTTGCAGACAATCGGAATTGATGGTGGATTATTTTCCAGTTCCGAATATTATCTGTTCTGGGCAACATTACTGATAGGCATAATCGCCTCGGCGTGGCCCGCGATTAAAAACTACAGATTGGACCCAATCATCCTACTTCAGAGAGGTCGTTAA
- a CDS encoding DUF3299 domain-containing protein, whose amino-acid sequence MNIVQSFIITTICVLGLSITSHAQFFKQERGLDLLDDGETQIWLPAPPPPGAIDWNILIDVETREEVVDDFIQAIPTFPAHVKVLDKTTVKLNGYMLPLEAGDKQSHFILQAFPHSCPFHLAGGPGGYVEIMADIPIEFSYEPVLIEGYFQLLEDFSGGVFYRISAARVVKQK is encoded by the coding sequence ATGAATATTGTTCAGAGTTTCATCATTACGACGATTTGTGTGCTTGGATTATCTATCACATCGCACGCCCAATTCTTTAAGCAAGAACGTGGCCTCGACCTTCTTGATGATGGGGAAACGCAAATCTGGCTCCCCGCACCACCACCGCCCGGAGCAATCGATTGGAATATATTGATTGATGTCGAAACCCGCGAAGAAGTTGTTGATGATTTTATCCAAGCCATTCCAACCTTCCCAGCTCATGTGAAGGTTCTTGATAAAACAACGGTTAAACTAAACGGCTATATGTTGCCCCTTGAAGCGGGTGACAAACAAAGTCATTTCATCCTACAGGCCTTTCCCCATTCATGTCCTTTTCACCTGGCTGGCGGCCCCGGCGGCTACGTTGAAATCATGGCAGATATTCCGATAGAGTTCTCTTATGAACCTGTTTTGATTGAAGGATATTTTCAATTACTTGAGGATTTTTCAGGCGGCGTGTTTTATAGGATTAGCGCGGCAAGAGTAGTCAAACAAAAGTAA
- a CDS encoding response regulator, translated as MQVSADHIIVCDDEAPIRKMLKDHLGECGYKVDEAENASVLNSLLGASEPSLIILDVRMPGVDGLETLREIRKGSNVPVMMLTAAGEIVDKVLGLELGADDYLVKPVDLRELQARVKAAIRRGKVPQGDSHQGSKNEGDIDFGGCRLDTGTAKLYDRQGEPIPITAMEYRLLCVFAENRGRVLSRDQLLEQAHDRGWEPFDRSIDLRISRLRRKIETDPSKPSVIRTVHGLGYVYG; from the coding sequence ATGCAGGTATCCGCAGATCATATCATTGTTTGTGATGACGAAGCCCCAATCCGTAAAATGTTGAAAGATCATCTTGGGGAATGTGGTTACAAGGTGGATGAAGCAGAAAATGCATCCGTTCTTAATTCGCTTCTGGGTGCCAGTGAACCTAGCCTCATTATTCTGGATGTTCGAATGCCCGGCGTTGATGGCTTAGAGACTTTGCGGGAGATACGAAAAGGATCAAATGTTCCAGTTATGATGTTGACGGCAGCTGGCGAAATTGTTGACAAAGTATTGGGCTTGGAACTTGGGGCTGATGACTATCTGGTTAAGCCCGTGGACCTTCGGGAATTACAGGCACGGGTGAAAGCGGCAATTCGCCGGGGTAAAGTGCCACAAGGTGATAGTCACCAGGGCAGTAAAAATGAGGGCGACATAGATTTTGGCGGTTGTCGCCTAGATACGGGAACAGCGAAACTATATGATCGGCAAGGCGAGCCAATTCCGATCACTGCAATGGAATACAGGCTGCTTTGTGTTTTTGCTGAGAATAGGGGGCGAGTATTAAGCCGAGATCAGCTGTTGGAGCAAGCGCATGATAGAGGTTGGGAGCCTTTTGACCGATCAATAGATTTGCGTATTTCAAGGCTTCGTCGCAAGATTGAAACTGATCCATCAAAGCCCTCGGTAATAAGAACAGTTCATGGCCTTGGGTATGTCTATGGCTAA
- a CDS encoding PAS-domain containing protein has protein sequence MKIEAIGKDNRDLFLMVDDKVSATSNLKGLDKHFSHSHGDASSALLEDIFEAMEDGIALYDKDLNFVLCNRQYNQLAFPDDFRALRSGESAFGIGKEVFSSGFFVAPIGTNAEGMAKFICNFIRSCTLELELERADGRHLSVSSRQTSLGGYLLSFRDITDRKEVEKTAEKKLETINDAVGALEEGVALWDEDLRFILCNQQYIDMQLPPGEQGPSVGESAYDFARRLYEYFKSPEGTSIHEFAAATVNQLKNYNENMDFHRRDGAVLRVSIKRTGLGGYLITLLDITEERNSEAKAQTMLLDAIHSLDEGLCLYDKDMRFVAANKAWADIYWGTNRPEFGDHASHILNSLIDRGFYSWPEGVTRPEFIASVLNAIMSYTKGLKLETADGRYLVGSSHATELGGYLLSCRNVTKQIETEKELERQQAISHQNEKLSALGELLAGVAHELNNPLSVVFGYAQMLEDKVDDPVINERIGLIRQSSERAAKIVKTFLAMARQRPIKTVAFSLNDAINTALEVSSYSLKANGTQVYTNLDQALPLVDADFDQMAQVFSNLIVNAGHALKDLGDRGQLSICSYFDKKADRVIVEIKDNGLGIPEKIQTRIFEPFFTTKEVGEGTGVGLAFSHRIITSYDGELTLISRPGEGAMFKVILPASEEYICSATVSEEMDEGPKQKTVLIVDDEEGVAQLIYDLLSEQGFQPMQSTSPQSALNILESQTFDLILSDFKMPGMDGEDFYQALKVIAPECVDRIGFITGDAMSEKVMKFFEMSGRPHIEKPILNEELMELVSLLSPNDEVH, from the coding sequence ATGAAGATAGAAGCTATTGGTAAAGACAATCGTGATTTATTCTTGATGGTTGATGATAAGGTATCTGCAACGTCGAATTTAAAGGGGTTAGATAAGCATTTTTCCCACTCGCACGGTGATGCCTCTAGTGCGTTACTCGAAGATATCTTTGAGGCCATGGAGGATGGGATCGCTCTCTACGATAAGGACCTGAACTTTGTCCTCTGTAATCGTCAATATAATCAGCTCGCGTTTCCGGATGACTTCCGTGCCCTAAGGTCAGGGGAAAGTGCCTTTGGAATAGGGAAAGAGGTGTTTTCCTCTGGATTTTTTGTAGCACCTATTGGCACAAATGCCGAGGGAATGGCGAAATTTATATGTAATTTTATACGGTCCTGTACCTTGGAACTTGAATTGGAACGCGCTGATGGCAGGCACCTGAGTGTGTCGTCGCGCCAAACGTCACTGGGTGGGTATTTATTAAGTTTCCGCGATATTACAGATAGAAAAGAAGTTGAAAAGACTGCCGAGAAGAAACTGGAGACAATCAATGATGCTGTTGGTGCTCTCGAGGAAGGGGTAGCCCTATGGGACGAAGATTTGCGGTTTATTCTGTGTAATCAGCAATATATCGATATGCAGCTACCGCCTGGTGAACAAGGTCCCAGCGTGGGTGAAAGCGCTTATGATTTTGCGCGCAGATTATATGAGTATTTCAAGTCGCCTGAGGGGACCTCCATTCATGAATTTGCAGCCGCGACCGTAAACCAGTTAAAAAATTATAACGAAAATATGGATTTTCACCGCAGAGACGGCGCGGTCTTGCGGGTTTCGATAAAACGAACAGGCCTTGGTGGTTATTTGATTACCCTGCTTGATATTACTGAGGAGCGAAACAGCGAAGCAAAAGCACAGACTATGCTTTTGGATGCCATTCACTCGCTTGATGAAGGTCTATGCCTCTATGACAAAGACATGCGGTTTGTTGCTGCCAATAAGGCTTGGGCAGATATTTATTGGGGCACCAACAGGCCTGAGTTCGGTGATCACGCCAGTCACATTCTGAACAGCCTTATTGACAGGGGTTTTTATTCATGGCCCGAGGGGGTGACACGCCCTGAATTCATTGCTTCAGTTCTGAATGCGATAATGTCTTATACAAAGGGATTGAAACTGGAAACTGCCGATGGGCGTTATCTTGTGGGATCGTCCCATGCGACGGAGTTAGGCGGATATTTGTTATCATGCCGAAACGTTACAAAGCAGATTGAAACTGAAAAAGAGCTTGAAAGACAGCAAGCGATATCACATCAAAATGAGAAATTGTCTGCGCTTGGTGAACTTTTGGCTGGTGTTGCCCATGAATTAAACAACCCATTGTCGGTTGTGTTTGGATACGCACAGATGTTGGAAGACAAGGTTGATGATCCTGTCATTAATGAGCGTATCGGCTTGATCCGCCAGTCGTCAGAGCGCGCAGCAAAAATTGTTAAAACTTTCTTGGCAATGGCCCGGCAACGGCCAATTAAAACGGTCGCGTTTTCACTGAATGATGCCATTAATACAGCATTGGAAGTGTCAAGCTATAGCCTTAAAGCGAACGGAACTCAGGTTTATACTAACCTTGATCAAGCCCTTCCGCTTGTCGATGCAGACTTTGATCAAATGGCACAAGTTTTCAGTAACCTTATCGTCAATGCGGGGCATGCCCTGAAAGATCTGGGGGATAGAGGTCAGCTTAGTATTTGTTCGTATTTCGATAAAAAAGCGGACCGCGTTATTGTTGAGATTAAGGATAATGGCCTTGGTATTCCTGAAAAAATACAAACCAGGATTTTCGAACCCTTTTTCACGACCAAGGAAGTTGGTGAAGGAACGGGGGTAGGCTTGGCATTCAGTCACCGGATTATTACCAGTTATGACGGTGAACTGACGCTTATATCAAGGCCGGGCGAGGGGGCTATGTTCAAAGTGATATTACCTGCGTCAGAGGAATATATATGTTCGGCAACTGTATCGGAAGAAATGGACGAGGGGCCAAAACAAAAGACGGTATTGATTGTTGATGACGAGGAGGGCGTTGCGCAATTGATTTACGACCTTTTATCCGAACAGGGCTTCCAGCCGATGCAAAGCACTAGCCCGCAATCGGCGCTGAATATCCTCGAAAGCCAGACCTTTGATCTTATATTAAGTGATTTTAAAATGCCGGGTATGGACGGCGAAGATTTTTATCAGGCCTTAAAGGTAATCGCACCTGAGTGTGTAGACAGAATTGGATTTATCACCGGTGATGCGATGAGTGAAAAAGTCATGAAGTTTTTTGAAATGTCAGGTCGCCCTCATATTGAAAAGCCGATTTTGAATGAAGAACTCATGGAACTTGTTTCGCTATTATCACCTAATGATGAGGTGCATTGA
- a CDS encoding PEPxxWA-CTERM sorting domain-containing protein → MKHITKMLVFAGLFITLSVSAHAATTYTFQFDNDYDLDVDFVGLQAASVRVIFDFEGPGRLNPEDSFSLTVGTAPGLNDLFYLPQFGPSGLDTNTVTFHDVDGLVPISDTFFATFTVLDGVINLQRIDTFFPRDLGGIDAFETFKGTLIRNVSAVPEPATWLMMIIGFALTGLLYRRRIRQNAIGTARNG, encoded by the coding sequence ATGAAACATATTACAAAGATGCTAGTGTTTGCGGGCTTGTTCATAACATTGTCAGTGTCTGCGCATGCAGCAACCACATACACATTTCAATTTGACAACGATTACGATCTGGATGTTGATTTTGTAGGTCTTCAAGCAGCATCAGTACGAGTTATTTTTGACTTCGAGGGCCCCGGTAGATTGAACCCTGAGGACTCGTTCAGTTTAACGGTTGGAACTGCTCCTGGGCTAAATGATTTGTTCTATCTTCCCCAGTTTGGCCCTTCTGGTCTGGATACCAATACTGTCACGTTTCATGATGTTGACGGCTTAGTACCAATATCAGACACCTTTTTTGCTACATTTACTGTTTTGGATGGAGTTATAAATTTACAGCGTATTGATACTTTTTTCCCGCGAGATCTTGGAGGTATCGATGCTTTTGAGACCTTTAAAGGAACGCTAATTCGAAATGTTAGTGCCGTTCCTGAACCGGCCACTTGGCTGATGATGATTATAGGCTTTGCCTTAACGGGGCTTTTGTATCGTCGCCGGATACGACAAAACGCGATCGGGACTGCAAGGAATGGTTAG
- a CDS encoding PEPxxWA-CTERM sorting domain-containing protein, whose amino-acid sequence MKLKYYLISVIIAFGLSSNAFAQTTFYSDRMDFEAAVTGLVLNTFDTVVDNGDTIDFGTGTFSTALARTFDEDAGIDVNFGDGISIGNSGIQGDNTFVFEFDSPVHAVGLDIFDLGTQARSTFTVTTSNGDVDLIAEDFFGERRNSLFSGLTSVEGITSLTFYNSYFIGDSNLDDVVGFDNLLLARSFSPTVPAVPEPATWLMMIIGFAGVGLSLRRRRNIELC is encoded by the coding sequence ATGAAACTGAAATATTATTTGATCAGCGTTATTATAGCCTTTGGGCTATCGAGTAACGCATTTGCACAAACCACTTTTTATTCGGACCGAATGGACTTTGAAGCCGCTGTTACGGGGCTGGTATTGAACACGTTTGATACTGTTGTCGATAATGGAGACACAATCGATTTTGGTACGGGAACATTTTCAACGGCCCTTGCCCGGACCTTTGACGAGGATGCGGGAATTGATGTGAACTTCGGGGATGGGATATCTATCGGAAACAGTGGAATTCAGGGTGATAACACTTTCGTATTCGAATTTGATAGTCCTGTACATGCTGTTGGCCTTGATATTTTTGATTTGGGCACGCAAGCGCGATCAACCTTTACGGTTACAACCTCAAATGGCGATGTGGATTTGATTGCAGAGGACTTTTTCGGCGAGCGCCGTAATAGCCTGTTCTCTGGATTAACGTCTGTGGAAGGGATTACTTCGCTTACTTTTTATAATTCCTATTTCATCGGTGATAGTAATCTTGATGACGTTGTCGGGTTTGATAACCTGCTTCTCGCTCGATCATTTTCGCCAACAGTTCCAGCAGTTCCTGAGCCTGCGACATGGTTAATGATGATTATTGGCTTTGCAGGGGTGGGATTAAGTTTACGCAGGCGCCGTAATATCGAACTCTGCTAA